A genomic window from Candidatus Omnitrophota bacterium includes:
- a CDS encoding recombinase RecT, with amino-acid sequence MAEVKQELTKKDQASALVDWMKPAMATALPRHLNADRMVRIVLTEMRRNPKLVTCTKQSLAGSVIMASQLGLEPGVNGQCWLVPYGNEATFIIGYQGLIELAYRSNMVEFVIGEAVYENDEFTYSLGTEQFIKHVPAEADRGKLKAAYAVAKMKGASMPVFKVLTKEDILKVKASSPAANSAHSPWNTWPETMWVKTAVKKLMKFIPKSAEINKALEADDRVDAGKPQPFSDVIDLPEEKEGKGIEIEDVK; translated from the coding sequence ATGGCCGAAGTAAAACAGGAACTGACAAAGAAAGACCAGGCAAGCGCTCTGGTTGACTGGATGAAACCCGCAATGGCGACCGCCCTGCCCCGGCACCTGAACGCCGACCGCATGGTGCGAATCGTGCTCACAGAGATGAGGCGCAACCCCAAACTGGTGACCTGCACAAAGCAGAGCCTGGCCGGATCCGTGATCATGGCCTCACAGCTTGGCCTCGAACCCGGAGTAAACGGGCAGTGCTGGCTCGTGCCCTACGGCAACGAAGCAACATTCATCATCGGGTATCAGGGGCTCATCGAGCTGGCCTACCGCAGCAACATGGTGGAATTCGTAATAGGAGAAGCCGTGTACGAAAATGACGAATTCACTTACTCGCTCGGCACAGAGCAGTTTATCAAGCACGTGCCGGCAGAGGCCGACCGCGGGAAGCTCAAAGCGGCCTACGCCGTAGCCAAAATGAAAGGCGCGAGCATGCCCGTATTCAAAGTGCTGACGAAAGAAGATATCCTCAAAGTAAAGGCATCTTCGCCCGCGGCCAACAGCGCACACAGCCCGTGGAATACGTGGCCGGAAACGATGTGGGTAAAGACAGCCGTCAAAAAGCTGATGAAATTCATCCCGAAATCAGCGGAGATTAACAAGGCGTTGGAAGCGGACGACAGGGTGGACGCGGGAAAACCGCAGCCCTTTAGCGACGTCATCGACCTGCCGGAGGAGAAGGAAGGAAAGGGAATCGAGATAGAGGACGTAAAGTAA